One window of Mesorhizobium sp. PAMC28654 genomic DNA carries:
- a CDS encoding SGNH/GDSL hydrolase family protein — MKTVLCYGDSLTWGYNAEGGRHPLEDRWPSVLQAVLGDGVYVVADGLNGRTTAFDDHLAGADRNGARLLPTVLMTHAPIDLIVIMLGANDMKPWIHGNPVAAKQGIQRLINIVRGHDYPFDWPAPQILIVSPPAVSRTENAEFKEMFAGGDDASTRLAPLYAALADESGCGFFDAGAVATTTPLDGVHLDAENTRNIGQALAPLVRVMLEL; from the coding sequence ATGAAGACAGTTCTTTGCTACGGCGATTCGCTGACATGGGGCTACAATGCGGAAGGCGGCCGTCATCCGCTGGAAGACCGTTGGCCGAGCGTGCTGCAGGCAGTGTTGGGCGACGGCGTGTACGTTGTCGCCGACGGCCTGAATGGCCGCACCACCGCCTTCGACGATCATCTGGCCGGCGCGGACCGCAACGGCGCAAGACTGTTGCCAACCGTTCTGATGACGCACGCGCCGATCGACCTGATCGTCATCATGCTTGGCGCCAACGACATGAAGCCATGGATCCATGGCAATCCGGTCGCGGCCAAGCAAGGCATCCAACGCCTGATCAATATCGTGCGCGGTCACGACTATCCGTTTGACTGGCCGGCGCCGCAAATCCTCATCGTTTCGCCGCCAGCGGTCAGTCGCACCGAAAACGCCGAATTCAAGGAAATGTTCGCCGGTGGCGATGACGCTTCCACTAGGTTGGCGCCGCTCTATGCCGCCCTTGCCGATGAGAGCGGCTGCGGCTTCTTCGACGCGGGCGCCGTGGCGACGACCACGCCGCTCGACGGCGTGCATCTAGACGCTGAAAACACGCGAAATATCGGTCAAGCCCTCGCGCCACTCGTGCGCGTCATGCTGGAATTGTGA
- the lpdA gene encoding dihydrolipoyl dehydrogenase, which yields MAENYDVIIIGSGPGGYIAAIRAAQLGLKTAVVEREHLAGICSNWGCIPTKALLRSAEIMHYSDHLKDYGLKIDGSIKADLKAIVDRSRGIAQRMNGGVGFLMKKNKVDVIWGEAKLTKANEIVVSKTSKKPMEPQAPLPKNTKGEGTYAAKHIIIATGARPRALPGIEPDGKLIWTYFEAMVPPEMPKSLLVMGSGAIGIEFASFYRTMGVDVTVVEVLPAVMPVEDAEISAFAKKQFEKQGMKIHLEAKVTKVEKSANSITAHVEMKDGKVEKITADRMISAVGVQGNIENLGLEALGVKTDRGCIVIDSYGKTNVAGVYAIGDVAGPPMLAHKAEHEAIICVEKIAGLPNVHPMDKLKIPGCTYCNPQVASVGLTEAKAKAEGKDIRVGRFPFVANGKAIALGEDQGLVKTIFDKKTGQLLGAHMVGAEVTELIQGFVVAMNLETTEEELMHTIFPHPTLSEMMKESVLDAYGRALNA from the coding sequence GTGGCTGAGAACTACGACGTCATCATTATCGGTTCCGGCCCCGGCGGCTATATCGCCGCCATTCGTGCGGCGCAGCTGGGTCTCAAGACGGCGGTCGTCGAGCGCGAACATCTGGCGGGCATCTGCTCGAACTGGGGCTGCATTCCGACCAAGGCGCTGCTGCGCTCGGCCGAGATCATGCACTATTCGGACCATCTCAAGGACTACGGCCTGAAGATCGACGGCAGCATCAAGGCGGATCTGAAGGCGATTGTTGACCGTTCGCGTGGCATCGCGCAGCGCATGAATGGCGGTGTCGGCTTCCTGATGAAGAAGAACAAGGTTGACGTCATCTGGGGTGAGGCCAAACTGACTAAGGCCAATGAGATCGTCGTTTCGAAGACGTCCAAGAAGCCGATGGAGCCGCAGGCGCCACTGCCCAAGAACACCAAGGGCGAGGGCACCTACGCGGCCAAGCATATCATCATCGCCACTGGCGCCCGCCCGCGCGCGCTGCCCGGTATCGAGCCGGACGGAAAGCTGATCTGGACCTATTTCGAGGCCATGGTGCCGCCGGAAATGCCGAAGTCGTTGCTGGTGATGGGCTCGGGCGCCATCGGCATTGAGTTTGCCTCCTTCTATCGCACCATGGGCGTCGATGTGACGGTGGTGGAGGTGCTCCCGGCCGTCATGCCCGTGGAGGACGCCGAGATTTCCGCCTTCGCCAAGAAGCAGTTCGAGAAGCAGGGCATGAAGATCCATCTCGAGGCCAAGGTAACCAAGGTCGAGAAGTCAGCCAATTCGATCACCGCCCATGTCGAGATGAAGGACGGCAAGGTCGAGAAAATCACCGCCGACCGGATGATTTCCGCTGTCGGCGTCCAGGGCAACATTGAGAATCTCGGCCTGGAGGCACTCGGCGTCAAGACCGATCGCGGCTGCATCGTCATCGACAGCTATGGCAAGACCAATGTCGCCGGTGTCTATGCCATCGGCGATGTCGCCGGCCCGCCAATGCTCGCCCACAAGGCCGAGCATGAAGCGATCATCTGCGTCGAGAAGATCGCCGGCCTGCCCAATGTCCATCCGATGGACAAGCTCAAGATTCCCGGTTGCACCTACTGCAATCCGCAGGTGGCCTCGGTCGGCCTGACGGAAGCCAAGGCAAAGGCCGAGGGCAAGGATATCCGTGTCGGCCGCTTCCCCTTCGTTGCCAACGGTAAGGCGATCGCGCTGGGCGAAGACCAGGGTCTGGTCAAGACCATCTTTGACAAGAAGACCGGTCAGCTACTGGGCGCCCATATGGTCGGTGCCGAAGTCACCGAACTGATCCAGGGCTTCGTCGTGGCGATGAACCTCGAGACCACCGAGGAAGAGCTGATGCACACCATCTTCCCGCATCCGACGCTGTCGGAGATGATGAAGGAAAGCGTGCTCGACGCCTATGGCCGCGCGCTGAATGCATGA
- a CDS encoding GlsB/YeaQ/YmgE family stress response membrane protein, protein MHLNGVGWIAAIIIGGLAGWFAEMFMKSNTGVLMNIILGIVGAIVLNAILQALNIGVFGIGWTAYLITGFIGACLLIWVGRLVRR, encoded by the coding sequence ATGCACTTGAATGGCGTAGGTTGGATAGCAGCGATCATCATCGGAGGCTTGGCGGGCTGGTTCGCCGAAATGTTCATGAAGAGCAATACGGGCGTCTTGATGAACATCATTCTCGGCATCGTCGGCGCGATCGTGCTGAATGCCATTCTGCAGGCCCTGAACATTGGCGTCTTCGGTATCGGCTGGACCGCCTATCTGATCACCGGCTTTATCGGGGCCTGTCTGCTGATTTGGGTCGGCCGCTTGGTTCGCCGTTAA
- a CDS encoding type II toxin-antitoxin system RatA family toxin: MPKFEATRRVSHTPEQMFALVANVETYPQFLPLCEALTVRSRKERDGRTILLADMSVGYKAIRETFTTQVLLKPDEKAIDVKYIDGPFKYLTNVWRFEPAEGGCDVRFFIDYEFKSRILGAVMGTMFDRAFRMFAEAFEKRADVIYGKTPAV, from the coding sequence ATGCCAAAATTCGAAGCAACCCGCCGGGTATCGCACACGCCGGAACAGATGTTCGCGCTGGTCGCCAATGTCGAGACCTATCCGCAGTTCCTGCCGCTTTGCGAGGCGCTGACGGTGCGTTCGCGCAAGGAGCGTGACGGGCGCACGATCCTCCTGGCCGACATGAGCGTTGGCTACAAGGCGATCCGCGAAACCTTTACCACGCAGGTGTTGTTGAAGCCGGACGAGAAGGCGATCGACGTCAAGTACATCGACGGTCCGTTCAAATACCTGACCAATGTCTGGCGTTTCGAGCCGGCGGAGGGCGGCTGCGATGTCCGTTTCTTCATAGACTATGAGTTCAAGAGCCGCATTCTGGGCGCGGTCATGGGGACCATGTTCGACCGCGCCTTCCGCATGTTCGCCGAGGCTTTCGAGAAGCGCGCGGACGTTATCTACGGCAAGACCCCCGCGGTCTGA
- a CDS encoding CinA family protein produces MNNGDLANALFRACQQRGIMLATAESCTGGMIVAAMTDIAGSSAVVDRGFITYSNEAKMEMLGVSAATLEAHGAVSRETAMEMASGALARSRAGLTLAVTGIAGPGGGSAEKPVGLVWFGVALAGQPILAECEQFADNGRDFIRRETVKHALELGLQALDEGQTAGVLP; encoded by the coding sequence ATGAACAATGGTGATCTGGCGAATGCGTTATTTCGAGCCTGCCAGCAGCGTGGCATCATGCTGGCGACGGCCGAGAGCTGCACCGGCGGCATGATCGTTGCTGCCATGACCGACATCGCCGGTTCTTCGGCCGTGGTCGATCGCGGCTTCATCACTTATTCCAACGAAGCCAAGATGGAGATGCTTGGCGTTTCCGCCGCCACGCTTGAAGCGCATGGCGCGGTTTCGCGCGAAACCGCGATGGAGATGGCAAGCGGCGCCCTGGCCCGCTCGCGGGCCGGGTTGACACTTGCGGTCACCGGCATTGCCGGTCCCGGCGGCGGGTCAGCGGAGAAGCCTGTCGGCCTGGTCTGGTTTGGTGTCGCCTTGGCCGGCCAACCGATTCTCGCCGAATGTGAGCAGTTTGCCGACAATGGCCGTGATTTCATCCGACGCGAAACGGTCAAGCACGCGCTCGAACTTGGCCTGCAGGCACTCGACGAAGGTCAGACCGCGGGGGTCTTGCCGTAG
- a CDS encoding bifunctional 2-C-methyl-D-erythritol 4-phosphate cytidylyltransferase/2-C-methyl-D-erythritol 2,4-cyclodiphosphate synthase, with protein MTDASKIQASGTDGKVAVVIVAAGRGARAGQANGPKQYQSIGGSAVIARTLDVFLAHPRTGPVVVAIHADDLDLFQQAASGHADRIMMVIGGATRQDSVRLGLLALRSHAPGQVLIHDAVRPFVDAELIDRTIATIGERQGALPALPIADTLKRESAAGMIGETVPRAGLHAAQTPQGFPFWPILAAHEKAHHLGKSDFTDDAAIAEWAHIPVKIVPGSPDNVKLTWARDIAMAHQRLSGERMHFPDIRTGNGYDVHAFEAGDHVTLCGVAIPHDKKLSGHSDADVGLHALTDALLATCGAGDIGTHFPPSDPQWRGAASRIFVEHAAKLVRERGGRIANADITLICEAPRVGPHREAMTSALSDMLRISPDRISIKATTNEKLGFVGREEGIAAIATASVVFPGEVPE; from the coding sequence ATGACTGACGCAAGTAAAATTCAGGCTTCGGGCACGGATGGCAAGGTCGCGGTGGTTATCGTCGCGGCCGGCCGTGGTGCGCGCGCCGGACAGGCCAATGGGCCGAAGCAATATCAAAGCATTGGCGGCAGCGCCGTCATCGCACGGACACTGGACGTGTTCCTGGCACATCCACGGACCGGCCCCGTCGTTGTAGCCATCCATGCCGACGATCTCGATCTGTTTCAGCAGGCGGCAAGCGGCCATGCCGACAGGATAATGATGGTCATTGGCGGAGCCACAAGGCAGGATTCCGTCCGGCTCGGCCTGCTGGCGCTGAGGAGCCACGCACCGGGACAGGTACTGATTCATGACGCCGTCCGGCCGTTCGTCGACGCCGAACTCATCGACCGCACGATTGCCACCATCGGTGAGCGTCAGGGGGCACTGCCTGCCCTGCCGATTGCCGATACGCTGAAACGGGAATCGGCTGCTGGCATGATCGGCGAAACGGTTCCGAGGGCGGGATTGCATGCCGCCCAGACACCGCAGGGTTTTCCGTTCTGGCCGATACTGGCAGCGCACGAAAAAGCGCATCATCTGGGAAAGAGCGACTTCACCGACGACGCCGCGATCGCCGAGTGGGCGCATATTCCAGTAAAAATCGTTCCGGGCTCGCCGGACAATGTCAAACTCACCTGGGCAAGGGACATTGCCATGGCGCACCAGCGACTTTCCGGCGAACGGATGCACTTTCCAGATATCAGGACCGGCAATGGCTATGACGTCCATGCCTTCGAGGCTGGCGATCACGTCACTCTGTGCGGCGTCGCCATTCCGCACGACAAGAAGCTCTCCGGTCATTCGGACGCCGATGTTGGCCTCCATGCCTTGACAGATGCGCTGCTGGCCACATGCGGCGCCGGCGATATCGGAACGCATTTCCCGCCCTCCGATCCGCAATGGAGGGGCGCGGCGTCACGTATCTTCGTCGAACACGCGGCTAAACTGGTACGCGAACGCGGCGGGCGCATCGCCAATGCCGATATCACGCTGATCTGCGAAGCGCCGCGGGTCGGCCCGCATCGCGAGGCGATGACATCAGCCCTTTCCGACATGCTGAGGATTTCCCCTGACCGAATTTCGATCAAGGCGACAACCAACGAGAAGCTCGGTTTTGTCGGCCGCGAAGAAGGCATAGCGGCAATCGCCACCGCTAGCGTGGTGTTTCCCGGTGAGGTCCCGGAATGA
- the dusB gene encoding tRNA dihydrouridine synthase DusB translates to MPELSKLAAPLDVGGIRIRNRVFLAPMSGITDEPFRQRAHAHGAGLVVSEMVASGELAKGRAGCDLRIRHSGLPVHMVQLAGREALHMAEGARIAAGEGADIIDINMGCPAKKVTGGYAGSALMLDLDHALSLIEAVIGAVEVPVTVKMRLGWDESALNAPILARRAEQAGVRMVTVHGRTRCQFYQGKADWRAIARVKEAVSIPVVANGDVSSPTEAAEVLDQSGADAIMIGRAHYGAPWMAGSIAAATLEQVAPGIPASGQALADYVVSHYEDMLALYGKESGLRQARKHLGWYLDRHASSVSHEHRKAILTSFEPERVIVLLRDVFSGAPETLSLRSAA, encoded by the coding sequence ATGCCTGAGTTAAGCAAATTGGCCGCGCCACTGGACGTTGGGGGCATAAGAATACGCAATCGCGTGTTCCTGGCCCCCATGTCGGGAATCACCGACGAGCCATTCCGGCAGCGCGCCCATGCGCACGGGGCCGGACTGGTCGTGTCCGAAATGGTGGCGAGCGGCGAACTGGCCAAGGGGCGAGCCGGTTGCGACCTGCGCATCCGCCATTCCGGACTGCCCGTCCACATGGTCCAGCTTGCTGGCCGCGAAGCGCTGCACATGGCCGAAGGCGCGCGCATCGCCGCGGGCGAGGGCGCTGACATCATCGATATCAACATGGGCTGCCCGGCCAAGAAGGTGACTGGCGGCTATGCCGGTTCGGCATTGATGCTGGATCTCGACCATGCGCTGTCGCTGATCGAGGCCGTGATTGGCGCGGTCGAGGTGCCTGTGACGGTCAAGATGCGCCTTGGGTGGGATGAAAGCGCGCTCAATGCGCCGATACTTGCGCGCCGCGCCGAGCAGGCCGGCGTCAGGATGGTGACTGTGCATGGCCGCACGCGCTGCCAGTTCTACCAGGGCAAGGCCGACTGGCGCGCCATTGCCCGCGTCAAGGAAGCCGTGTCCATCCCCGTCGTTGCCAATGGCGACGTTTCCTCGCCGACGGAGGCCGCCGAGGTCCTCGACCAGTCCGGCGCTGACGCAATCATGATCGGCCGAGCGCATTACGGCGCGCCCTGGATGGCAGGCAGCATAGCTGCGGCGACTCTGGAACAAGTCGCTCCCGGCATCCCCGCCAGCGGGCAAGCCTTGGCTGACTATGTCGTCTCCCACTACGAGGACATGCTGGCCCTTTATGGCAAGGAGAGCGGGCTGCGTCAGGCGCGCAAGCATCTTGGCTGGTATCTTGACCGGCACGCCTCCAGTGTCAGCCACGAGCATCGCAAGGCCATACTCACCTCATTCGAGCCCGAGCGCGTCATCGTGCTGCTGCGCGACGTTTTTTCAGGCGCGCCGGAAACACTGAGCCTGCGGAGCGCGGCATGA
- a CDS encoding two-component system sensor histidine kinase NtrB encodes MNSPVAQGIEMAEAAHIVLNTIRRPVIMVDGEGFITYANADAEDFFRSSANMLARNTLSKLIPFGSPLLTLVDQVRERRAPVNEYRVDVSSPRLGIEKVVDLYVAPVPEFPGSVVVMFQERSMADKIDRQMTHRGAARSVTGLAAMLAHEIKNPLSGIRGAAQLLELSASDEDRALTRLITDETDRIVSLVDRMEVFSDERPIDRYPVNIHVVLDHVKAIAKNGFAKRIKILEDYDPSLPPVFANRDQLIQVFLNLVKNAAEAIGSDPQGEIILSTAFRPGIRVSVPGTQDRVSLPLEFCVRDNGSGVSEDILPILFDPFITTKPNGSGLGLALVAKIVGEHGGIIECDSTPRGTTFRILMPAWKETPFGADDDSEGDRK; translated from the coding sequence ATGAATTCCCCGGTAGCACAGGGCATTGAAATGGCGGAGGCCGCCCACATCGTGCTCAACACGATTCGACGCCCCGTAATCATGGTCGATGGGGAAGGGTTCATAACCTACGCCAATGCGGATGCTGAGGATTTCTTCCGCTCGAGCGCGAACATGCTTGCCCGCAACACATTGTCCAAGCTCATTCCTTTCGGCAGCCCGCTGTTGACACTAGTCGATCAGGTGCGCGAGCGCCGCGCCCCCGTCAACGAATACCGGGTCGACGTTTCCTCGCCGCGCCTCGGCATCGAGAAGGTCGTCGATCTCTATGTCGCGCCGGTGCCGGAGTTTCCCGGCTCCGTCGTGGTGATGTTCCAGGAACGGTCGATGGCCGACAAGATCGATCGGCAGATGACGCATCGCGGCGCGGCGCGCTCGGTGACTGGTCTGGCCGCGATGCTGGCCCATGAGATCAAGAACCCGTTGTCGGGGATCAGGGGTGCTGCCCAACTGCTCGAACTGTCGGCGTCGGACGAGGATCGTGCACTGACACGCCTCATCACCGACGAGACCGATCGCATCGTGTCGTTGGTCGATCGCATGGAAGTGTTCTCCGACGAGCGGCCGATCGACCGCTATCCGGTCAATATCCACGTCGTTCTCGATCACGTGAAGGCGATTGCCAAGAACGGATTTGCAAAGAGAATCAAGATATTGGAGGACTATGATCCATCATTGCCTCCGGTTTTTGCCAATCGCGATCAACTCATCCAGGTGTTTCTGAATCTGGTCAAGAATGCCGCCGAGGCGATAGGCAGCGACCCGCAGGGCGAGATCATCCTGTCGACGGCCTTTCGCCCGGGCATTCGTGTTTCGGTTCCAGGCACCCAGGATCGCGTATCACTGCCGCTGGAATTCTGTGTTCGGGACAATGGCTCTGGCGTGTCCGAGGACATCCTGCCGATCCTGTTCGATCCCTTCATCACCACCAAGCCGAACGGTTCGGGCCTTGGGCTGGCGTTGGTTGCCAAGATCGTCGGTGAGCATGGCGGCATCATCGAATGCGATTCGACGCCGCGCGGAACCACCTTCCGCATCCTGATGCCCGCCTGGAAAGAAACGCCGTTCGGCGCCGACGATGACAGTGAAGGAGACCGCAAATGA
- the ntrC gene encoding nitrogen regulation protein NR(I), with product MTVRGNILVADDDAAIRTVLNQALSRVGHDVRVTSNASTLWRWVAAGEGDLVITDVVMPDENAFDMLPRIKKARPELPVIVMSAQNTFMTAIRASETGAYEYLPKPFDLTELLNIVNRALSEPRKPKIDTRPEEQPDAMPLVGRSAAMQDIYRMLARMMQTDLTVMISGESGTGKELVARALHEYGRRRGGPFVAINMAAIPRDLIESELFGHEKGAFTGAQNRSSGRFEQAEGGTLFLDEIGDMPMEAQTRLLRVLQQGEYTTVGGRTPIKTDVRIVAATNKDLRTLINQGLFREDLFYRLNVVPLRLPALRERSEDVPDLVRHFFKLGAMEGLQTKRISTGGIELMKRYPWPGNVRELENLVRRLAALYSQDEISAEIIEAELKTGERPVVPGGGNLIPDDLSIGQAVEHFLQRYFASFAGELPPAGLYQRILSEVEYPLVLASMTATRGNQVKAAELLGLNRNTLRKKIRELGVNVYKSSRQG from the coding sequence ATGACCGTTCGCGGCAATATTCTGGTCGCCGACGACGACGCGGCGATCCGCACCGTTCTCAATCAGGCACTGTCGCGCGTCGGCCACGATGTGCGCGTGACATCCAACGCCTCGACCCTGTGGCGCTGGGTTGCGGCGGGCGAGGGCGATCTGGTCATCACCGATGTGGTCATGCCGGACGAGAACGCCTTTGACATGCTGCCGCGCATCAAGAAGGCGCGACCGGAGCTGCCGGTTATCGTCATGAGCGCGCAGAACACTTTCATGACCGCGATTCGCGCCTCTGAAACCGGTGCCTACGAATATCTGCCGAAGCCGTTCGACCTGACGGAGCTCCTCAACATCGTCAACCGGGCGCTTTCCGAACCTCGCAAGCCGAAGATCGATACGCGGCCGGAAGAACAGCCTGACGCGATGCCGCTGGTCGGCCGCTCAGCCGCCATGCAGGACATCTACCGCATGCTGGCGCGCATGATGCAGACCGACCTGACGGTGATGATCAGTGGCGAATCCGGCACCGGCAAGGAACTGGTGGCGCGCGCGCTGCACGAGTATGGCCGCCGTCGTGGCGGTCCATTCGTTGCCATCAACATGGCGGCGATACCACGCGATCTGATCGAATCGGAACTGTTCGGCCATGAGAAGGGTGCCTTCACCGGTGCGCAGAACCGATCGTCCGGTCGTTTCGAGCAGGCCGAGGGCGGCACGCTGTTCCTCGACGAGATCGGCGACATGCCGATGGAGGCGCAGACGCGCCTGCTGCGCGTGCTCCAGCAAGGCGAATACACGACCGTTGGCGGACGCACGCCGATCAAGACCGATGTGCGCATTGTTGCCGCCACCAACAAGGATCTGCGTACGCTGATCAACCAGGGGCTTTTCCGCGAAGACCTTTTCTATCGCCTGAATGTCGTGCCACTGCGGCTGCCGGCGCTGCGCGAACGCTCGGAGGACGTTCCGGACCTTGTCCGGCATTTCTTCAAGCTGGGCGCCATGGAAGGCCTGCAGACCAAGCGCATTTCCACCGGCGGCATCGAGTTGATGAAGCGATATCCCTGGCCGGGCAATGTGCGCGAACTTGAAAATCTTGTCCGCAGGCTGGCCGCGCTCTATTCGCAGGACGAGATTTCCGCCGAGATCATCGAGGCGGAACTGAAGACAGGCGAGCGGCCGGTCGTTCCCGGCGGCGGCAATCTCATTCCCGACGACCTGTCCATCGGCCAGGCGGTTGAGCATTTCCTGCAGCGCTATTTCGCATCATTCGCCGGCGAACTGCCGCCTGCCGGCCTCTACCAGCGCATTCTGTCCGAGGTTGAATATCCGCTGGTGCTGGCCTCGATGACGGCAACGCGCGGCAACCAGGTCAAGGCCGCCGAACTGCTGGGGCTAAACCGCAACACGCTGCGCAAGAAGATCCGCGAACTCGGCGTCAACGTCTACAAGTCGTCGAGACAGGGCTGA
- a CDS encoding sensor histidine kinase NtrY-like, with translation MALQLPILKESLFSEIRRKDGRRLLALPGVIAVVGALVAAAISFAILVGATPITPNETTTLALIALNAAFVLFLIALVGREVHRILMARRHGRAASRLHVRIVAMFALVAAIPAIMVAIIASITLDIGLDRWFEIRTKTIVNSSLSIADAYVQENARNLQGTTLSMAYDLDASRTLYGLDRTGFLDLMNKEAVGRTLAHAALIKPDGSFVMSAKTDADFAMPEPPEGAVASAVDGKPVLIEPKTRNIMGAIVKLREIDGLYLYTIRLVDPEVIKARQIVKANTDEYRGLEDNRRTSQVAFALPYLSLTLIIILSAIWTGIAVADRLVRPIRQLIGAADEVATGNLDVSVPVRPSDGDVASLGDTFNKMLLELKSQRNEILSAKDLIDERRRFSEAVLAGVTAGVIGVDPYGIVTIVNRSAETMLAISATAALGQNLSTVLPHVGRVFEIGRKSGKPVYREQVTFYRTGAERTFNVQITIEAGNDGAEEKSYVVTIDDITDLVQAQRSSAWADVARRIAHEIKNPLTPIQLSAERIKRRYGKVITEDREVFDQCTDTIIRQVEDIGRMVDEFSAFARMPKPEMKAIDLRESLREASFLIEVSRSDITFERVFGTEPLKGTFDSRLMAQAFGNIIKNAAEAIDGLDEEDGYHGIIRIQAGRQNGAIRIDVIDNGKGLPRENRQRLLEPYMTTREKGTGLGLAIVKKIVEDHGGRLELNDAPADFHNGRGAMISIILPPAAATAPSSRGEGGTEYERETEKVGNGV, from the coding sequence ATGGCCCTGCAGTTACCAATTCTGAAAGAATCGCTTTTCAGCGAGATCCGTCGAAAGGATGGGCGCCGGTTGCTTGCGCTGCCGGGCGTGATCGCTGTCGTGGGAGCATTGGTCGCCGCGGCCATATCGTTCGCCATTCTGGTGGGCGCCACGCCGATCACCCCGAATGAGACGACGACGCTGGCGCTGATTGCTCTCAACGCCGCCTTCGTCCTCTTCCTTATCGCACTCGTCGGGCGCGAGGTGCACCGCATCCTCATGGCGCGCCGGCACGGCAGGGCCGCGTCGCGCCTGCATGTTCGCATCGTGGCGATGTTTGCGCTGGTCGCGGCAATTCCCGCCATCATGGTGGCGATCATCGCGTCGATCACGCTCGACATAGGCCTCGATCGCTGGTTTGAAATCCGCACCAAGACGATCGTCAATTCGTCGCTGTCGATCGCCGACGCCTATGTGCAGGAAAATGCCCGCAACCTTCAGGGCACGACGCTGTCGATGGCCTACGATCTGGATGCATCGCGCACGCTCTACGGCCTCGATCGAACCGGCTTCCTCGATCTGATGAACAAGGAGGCTGTCGGGCGGACGCTGGCACATGCGGCACTGATCAAGCCGGATGGCTCCTTTGTCATGAGTGCCAAGACTGATGCCGATTTTGCCATGCCGGAGCCACCGGAGGGCGCCGTAGCGAGCGCCGTCGATGGCAAGCCGGTGCTGATCGAGCCGAAAACGCGCAACATCATGGGCGCCATCGTCAAGCTGCGTGAGATCGATGGCCTCTATCTCTACACCATCCGCCTCGTTGACCCCGAAGTGATCAAGGCGCGACAGATCGTCAAGGCCAACACGGACGAGTATCGCGGCCTCGAGGACAATCGCCGCACCTCGCAGGTGGCCTTCGCACTTCCATATCTGTCGCTGACGCTCATCATCATCCTGTCCGCCATCTGGACCGGCATCGCCGTTGCCGACCGGCTGGTACGACCCATTCGTCAGCTGATCGGGGCCGCCGACGAGGTCGCGACCGGCAATCTCGATGTCTCGGTTCCCGTCCGGCCCTCCGACGGCGACGTCGCATCGCTTGGTGACACGTTCAACAAGATGCTGTTGGAACTGAAATCGCAGCGCAATGAGATCCTGTCCGCCAAGGACCTCATCGACGAGCGGCGACGCTTCTCGGAAGCGGTGCTTGCAGGCGTTACCGCGGGCGTCATCGGTGTTGATCCGTATGGCATCGTCACCATCGTCAACCGGTCGGCTGAAACGATGCTGGCCATATCCGCCACGGCAGCACTCGGCCAGAACCTGTCCACCGTGCTGCCGCATGTCGGCCGCGTCTTCGAGATCGGCCGCAAGTCGGGAAAACCCGTCTATCGCGAGCAGGTGACCTTCTATCGCACCGGCGCCGAGCGCACCTTCAACGTGCAGATCACGATCGAGGCCGGCAACGATGGCGCGGAAGAAAAATCCTATGTTGTCACGATCGACGACATTACCGATCTGGTACAGGCTCAGCGCTCTTCCGCCTGGGCGGACGTGGCGCGTCGCATCGCCCACGAGATCAAGAATCCGCTGACGCCGATTCAGCTTTCCGCCGAACGTATCAAGCGCCGCTACGGCAAGGTGATCACCGAGGACCGCGAGGTTTTCGACCAATGCACCGACACGATCATCCGGCAGGTCGAGGACATCGGCCGCATGGTCGACGAATTCTCGGCATTCGCACGCATGCCCAAACCCGAAATGAAGGCGATAGACCTGCGCGAATCGCTGCGCGAGGCCTCGTTCCTGATCGAGGTCAGCCGTTCGGACATCACCTTCGAAAGGGTGTTCGGCACTGAGCCGCTCAAAGGCACGTTTGACAGCCGTCTGATGGCGCAGGCTTTCGGCAACATCATCAAGAACGCGGCCGAGGCCATAGACGGACTTGATGAAGAGGATGGTTACCACGGCATAATCCGGATTCAGGCCGGGCGTCAGAATGGCGCGATTCGCATCGACGTCATCGACAACGGAAAAGGTTTGCCGCGTGAGAATCGTCAAAGGCTGCTGGAGCCCTATATGACGACGCGCGAGAAGGGCACGGGGCTCGGCCTCGCTATCGTCAAGAAGATCGTGGAGGACCATGGCGGCAGGCTCGAACTCAATGATGCACCCGCGGACTTCCACAATGGACGCGGCGCGATGATCTCAATCATCCTGCCGCCAGCCGCTGCCACCGCACCGTCGTCGCGCGGCGAGGGCGGGACGGAATACGAACGAGAAACTGAAAAGGTCGGTAATGGCGTCTGA